A stretch of DNA from Treponema primitia ZAS-1:
AAATGGGAAAGAGGCATATAAATGTCATCAGGATGAGAAATACATAAATACAAATTCTGGCAGGCCGTATGCTGATTTTCATCTGTTTTTTCTCCATCCTAAACATCCTTCATTTTTTGTGAGTTTTTAAGATATATGACCGTTAAAATCCCCAAAATTACCGCAGTAATTATTGACAATGCGGAGCCATACCCATAGGACATTCTGGCGCTATTACTGCCGTATCCGAAGAAAAATTTAAAAATATAGGTCATCACTGCTTCGGTCTGGCCTCCGGGCTGCCCGTTGGTCATAACCAGCAGTAAATCGGTTATTTTCATAGTACCGAGCAGGCTGAGTAATATAATAACTTGCATTACCGGGGCCAACAACGGAATAGTTATATAGAAAAACTGTTTTAGGCCGGAAGCGCCGTCGAGCATGGAGCATTCATAAAGTTCTTTGGGAATATTCTGAAGCCCCATAAGAAAATATATCATGTTAAGGCCGAAAGTTGACCAGATTGAAACCACCAACACTACGTTTAACGACATAAAGCGGGTGCCGAACCAGTTAATATTTTCTTTTATTAATCCCAGAAATGACAAAAAAGCATTTACCATACCGTTATAGGCGCTGAACAAGATCGTAAAAACAAGGCCGATAACCGCAACGCTAAATACGGTAGGTAGAAAAAATACAACACGGAAAAAAGAACTGCCCTTTACTTTTTTATTCACAAAAAAAGCCAATGCCAGGGCAAGTGGTAACTCAATAACCAGTTTCATCACGGCAAGGTAAAATGTATTGATCAGGGCTAACCAAAATTTATTGTCCCTGGTAAGAGCCCGGATGAAATTTTCAAATCCAATATAGATGGGAGCCCCGTAGCCGCCGTAATCATACAATGCCCACCGGAGCACCCATAATATCGGATAGACCACAAACATAAGAAAACCAATAAACATAGGGAGCAGCATGAGGATTTCCTGGGTTTTACCAACCGCATCATAATTCCGCTTTCGTAAAATTTTAGCCATCCTCATGCCTCCGCTGTGTTATTTATTGATTTTGAAAGCTGCTTCTACGCTTGGGTCAATAAAGTCCGCCCGCTTGATAATACCCCGGCTTACTGCCTGTGCAAAGGCGGCGTCATAGCGCCGGTCAAGATCGGCAAGAGCTGCGGCAGGTTCCGCCTGCAGAAGGCAAAGCTTGGAAAACACCGTGTAGTAATCATCGCCTTCGACAGAGAACATCTCATCAGGAATGGTTCCTTTTAAGACCGTATTGGCGCCGATTTCCGCAAAAGCGTTCCACTGCCGCCTGACCGGAGGCTTTGCGGATTGAGAAATTTTGGGATTAATCGGGATGTCCTTACCTGAGGTATACAATTCTTCACGCAGAGACTGGGAACAAATCACCTTATACACTTCCGCAACTTCATTGAGAATGCCCCGATCTTTTGCCTGTTGGCTTACCGCATACAGCGCGCCAATAACCGCCTGTCCTTTATACGCATTGTTAAGATCCTGTACCGGTACGGGTGATTCCTCCCACTGGGCTTTCACCGGGAACTGATCGTAAAAAACGCCTACATTGAATGAACCGGAACCCATGATCATACCAATATTTCCCTCGGCAAACTGAGCGCGGAGCGCATCATCACTCAGGGTTTCCGCACCAGGGAACATGGCGCCGGCCTTGACAAGGCGTTGAATCATTTGAAAGAAAGGCGTGAGCCTGCTGAACACATATTTGCCATTGGTAAAATCCCATTGGAAACTACCGATAGAAGGGGTAGCGCTGACCATGATGTAGAATTCTCTGAAGTAATCCCACTGTACCGGCAGCGCGAAACCGTACACC
This window harbors:
- a CDS encoding ABC transporter substrate-binding protein — protein: MKRMKILFSVLGLALLAGSGLFANGGSQASKGPTVVRVWSNDAHNKDEYVKAIDAWNAGEGAQKNIRIEYTVYGGDYAQVLDIASQADEIPELFKANDRIPSLIANKKIIPVTELPNFKSVIDEYTPYFKENLSTFGGVPYAIPLNQQCFGQITNTDLLRRAGFNAPPKTWDEFERAAIAISKLDPGKVYGFALPVQWDYFREFYIMVSATPSIGSFQWDFTNGKYVFSRLTPFFQMIQRLVKAGAMFPGAETLSDDALRAQFAEGNIGMIMGSGSFNVGVFYDQFPVKAQWEESPVPVQDLNNAYKGQAVIGALYAVSQQAKDRGILNEVAEVYKVICSQSLREELYTSGKDIPINPKISQSAKPPVRRQWNAFAEIGANTVLKGTIPDEMFSVEGDDYYTVFSKLCLLQAEPAAALADLDRRYDAAFAQAVSRGIIKRADFIDPSVEAAFKINK
- a CDS encoding carbohydrate ABC transporter permease gives rise to the protein MAKILRKRNYDAVGKTQEILMLLPMFIGFLMFVVYPILWVLRWALYDYGGYGAPIYIGFENFIRALTRDNKFWLALINTFYLAVMKLVIELPLALALAFFVNKKVKGSSFFRVVFFLPTVFSVAVIGLVFTILFSAYNGMVNAFLSFLGLIKENINWFGTRFMSLNVVLVVSIWSTFGLNMIYFLMGLQNIPKELYECSMLDGASGLKQFFYITIPLLAPVMQVIILLSLLGTMKITDLLLVMTNGQPGGQTEAVMTYIFKFFFGYGSNSARMSYGYGSALSIITAVILGILTVIYLKNSQKMKDV